The following are encoded in a window of Dictyostelium discoideum AX4 chromosome 6 chromosome, whole genome shotgun sequence genomic DNA:
- the rps21 gene encoding 40S ribosomal protein S21, producing MDSKNVELYTPRKCSATNRLITAKDHASVQINIGHVNAEGIYNGEQTIFAFCGFLRNNGQSDAALNRLAQQKGFLKSF from the exons ATGGACTCCAAGAACGTTGAACTCTACACCCCACGTAAGTg cTCTGCCACCAACCGTTTAATCACCGCCAAGGATCACGCTTCCGTCCAAATTAACATTGGTCACGTCAATGCTGAAGGTATCTACAATGGTGAACAAACCATCTTTGCTTTCTGCGGTTTCCTCCGTAACAATGGTCAATCCGATGCTGCTCTCAACAGATTAGCCCAACAAAAAGGTTTCTTAAAATCATTCTAA
- the mre11 gene encoding 3'-5' exonuclease, with protein sequence MEEEEIIEPKDFENEESENIQMDENEKQIPIQTTNDPQNKNIMRILVATDNHLGYLERDPIRGDDSFNSFEEILKYAHTLKVDMVLLGGDLFHDNKPSRSCLYRTMELFRKYCLGDSPVRIQFLSDQSVNFSNQFHTVNYEDPNFNISLPIFSIHGNHDDPTGEGGLAALDLLSVSNLVNYFGKTEDIDDITVYPLLLGKGETKIAIYGLGNIRDERLHRTFQKQSVKLMRPVESKDEWFNILVLHQNRVAHNPKNYVHEKMIESFIDFVLWGHEHECLVNPQASSVGEFHISQPGSSVATALSEGESKDKFVGLLEVYKNQFRFKPFPLNTVRPFIMDQIILANSNIHPTQQNDVIQWIEQKVESMIEQAKLKSQGKPNESMLPLIRLKVDYTGYSTINPQKFGQRFQGRVANPNDVLLFHRKKPTTLSSKKQKDGGELDVNSIKEKEEDKVKVADFISEFLGNTPNDRLQILSENDLFNSLHSFVEKDETDSILKMVDLSLKSTQKYLNSKISSKDAYPDFIAKYIDDNFPLPHQNVSSVNSDLLPINNPNEFESNLLDEDSHGHEHGHSHNHSQMIDNDDDENILNQRTIFKSPQSNKTAPTTTTTTTTTTSSQISTRRKSSTQSSTQSSQTSIIIDDDDDDDEINEDNDDNDKDFESDEEKTPPSKKRGKVKQVGSVSKRSRSKK encoded by the exons atggaagaagaagaaataaTTGAACCaaaagattttgaaaatgaagaatcagaaaatatccaaatggatgaaaatgaaaaacagATACCAATTCAAACTACAAATGATCCACAaaa taaaaatataatgaGAATTTTAGTTGCAACAGATAATCATTTAGGATATTTAGAAAGAGATCCAATTAGAGGTGatgattcatttaattcatttgagGAGATATTAAAATATGCACATACATTAAAAGTTGATATGGTATTATTGGGTGGTGATTTATTTCATGATAATAAACCATCAAGATCATGTTTATATCGTACAATGGAATTATTTAGAAAGTATTGTTTAGGTGATTCACCAGTTAGAATTCAATTTCTATCGGATCAATCtgttaatttttcaaatcaatttcatACAGTGAATTATGAAgatccaaattttaatatttcattaccaatattttcaatCCACGGTAATCACGATGATCCAACTGGTGAGGGTGGTTTGGCAGCtttagatttattatcaGTTTCGAATCTAGTCAATTATTTCGGTAAAACTGAAGATATTGATGATATTACAGTCTACCCATTACTACTTGGTAAAGGTGAGACAAAAATAGCGATCTACGGGTTAGGTAATATTAGAGATGAGCGTTTGCATAGAACTTTTCAAAAGCAATCAGTGAAATTAATGAGACCGGTGGAATCAAAAGATGAATGGTTCAATATTTTAGTACTTCATCAAAATAGGGTAGCCCACAATCCAAAGAATTATGTTCACGAGAAGATGATAGAAAGTTTCATAGATTTCGTTCTATGGGGACACGAACATGAATGTTTAGTCAATCCACAGGCATCGTCAGTGGGAGAATTCCATATTTCACAACCTGGTTCTTCAGTAGCTACAGCTTTATCAGAGGGTGAATCAAAGGATAAATTTGTAGGATTGTTGGAggtttataaaaatcaattccGTTTTAAACCATTCCCATTGAACACGGTTAGACCATTCATTATGGATCAAATCATACTTGCAAATAGTAACATACATCCAACACAACAGAATGATGTAATTCAATGGATTGAGCAAAAAGTAGAATCAATGATTGAACAAGCCAAATTAAAATCTCAAGGTAAACCCAACGAATCAATGTTACCATTGATAAGATTAAAAGTTGATTATACTGGTTATAGTACTATCAATCCTCAAAAGTTTGGTCAAAGATTTCAAGGCCGTGTAGCAAATCCAAATGATGTTTTATTATTCCACAGAAAGAAACCAACCACTTTATCAAGTAAAAAACAAAAGGATGGTGGTGAATTGGATGTGAATTcaatcaaagaaaaagaagaagataaaGTGAAAGTGGCCGATTTCATAAGTGAATTCTTGGGTAATACACCAAATGATCGTTTACAAATTCTATCAGAGAATGATCTATTCAATAGTTTACATTCATTCGTTGAAAAGGATGAAACCGATTcaatattgaaaatggttGATCTCTCTTTAAAATCGActcaaaaatatttaaattcaaaaatctCTTCAAAAGATGCTTACCCAGATTTCATTGCTAAAtatattgatgataatttcCCATTACCACATCAAAATGTATCTTCGGTCAATTCAGATTTATTACCaataaataatccaaatgaatttgaatcaaatttattagatGAAGATTCTCATGGTCATGAACATGGTCATAGTCATAATCATAGTCAAatgattgataatgatgatgatgaaaacattttaaatcaaagaacaatttttaaatcaccacaatcaaataaaacagcaccaacaacaactactaccaccactactactacatcTTCACAAATTTCAACAAGAAGAAAATCTTCAACTCAATCTTCAACTCAATCTTCACAAACTTCAATTATaatagatgatgatgatgatgatgatgaaattaatgaagataatgatgataatgataaagattTTGAAAGTGATGAAGAGAAAACTCCACCATCAAAGAAAAGAGGTAAAGTTAAACAAGTTGGTTCAGTTTCAAAAAGATCAAGatcaaagaaataa
- the rfc3 gene encoding replication factor C subunit, protein MLWIDKYKPTSLDKMDYHNDISINLKNMIKSGDFPHLLVYGPSGAGKKTRILAVLQEIYGPNALKLKIDHRTFKHPTSSKNIQITTISSHYHIEINPGEAGSYDRVVIQTIIKEIAQSPPIDSGSLGAFKIVILNEVDKLSKDAQHALRRTMEKYATFCRLILCCDSTAKVIDPIKSRCLGIRVPAPSQEEIEKVLAKVATAEKFDLPSKLAVNVAKQSGGNLRYALMLLESQKAKQYPFQSTELPLLDWENYISQIVKDCFEEQSPARLSIVRGKLYELLGHCIPPELIFKTLLLEIFKKLDHNMKFEIIHWASYYEHRSQIGSKPIFHLEAFIAKFMSVYKKYNQ, encoded by the exons atgttatgGATTGATAAATATAAACCAACATCATTAGATAAGATGGATTATCATAATGATatatcaataaatttaaagaatatg aTTAAAAGTGGTGATTTTCCACATTTATTAGTTTATGGTCCAAGTGGAGCAGGTAAAAAAACAAGGATTTTAGCGGTATTACAAGAGATATATGGACCAAATgcattgaaattaaagattgatCATAGAACATTTAAACATCCAACAAGTAGTAAGAATATACAGATTACAACGATTAGTAGTCATTATCATATAGAGATTAATCCAGGTGAGGCAGGATCATATGATCGTGTTGTAATTCAAACCATTATTAAAGAGATTGCACAATCACCACCAATCGATAGTGGCTCATTGGGCGCTTTTAAAATTGTGATTTTAAATGAAGTTGACAAACTATCGAAAGACGCCCAACATGCACTCAGAAGAACTATGGAGAAATATGCAACATTCTGTCGTTTGATCTTATGTTGCGACTCGACTGCCAAAGTTATTGACCCTATCAAGTCGAGATGTTTGGGTATCAGGGTGCCTGCACCTTCGCAAGAGGAGATTGAAAAGGTGCTTGCCAAAGTGGCAACCGCtgaaaaatttgatttgCCCTCGAAATTGGCTGTAAACGTCGCTAAACAGTCTGGTGGCAATTTACGTTACGCTCTTATGTTATTGGAATCTCAGAAAGCAAAACAATATCCTTTCCAATCTACGGAATTACCATTGTTGGATTGGGAAAATTACATCTCTCAAATCGTTAAGGATTGCTTTGAGGAACAATCACCTGCAAGACTTTCAATAGTACGTGGTAAACTCTACGAATTATTAGGTCATTGTATTCCTCCAGAATTAAtctttaaaactttattattagaaatctttaaaaaactaGATCATAATatgaaatttgaaataattcaTTGGGCATCTTATtat gAACACAGATCACAAATTGGTTCAAAGCCAATATTTCATTTAGAAGCTTTTATTGCCAAATTTATGAgtgtttataaaaaatataatcaataa